The following coding sequences are from one Collimonas arenae window:
- a CDS encoding LysR family transcriptional regulator yields the protein MTSRTNHHLDTYLLRVLHTLLVEKSVSRTAIKLGQSQPTISNTLKRLRELTGDAILVRGKTGMVPTERGQELLALAKQGLEVIEKIAAPVAAFEADSTARVFHIGTPDYLNVLLIPSIIEQLRRRAPGASLMVHALDANLDYANALETGRFDLVIGNWPDPPEHLHLAQLFDDDVVCMMHRDHPVAKKGLTLKYYLEMPHLAPTPYIEGHRSGIDAALAEQGLKRNVQVTIPYFALVPHVLAKSDLIFTTGRQFAEHITEEWPIGVFPLPFDMPKMRFYMLWHARSHVAPDVVWLRRLIAEVSAGLGMSTGR from the coding sequence ATGACATCCCGTACCAACCACCACCTTGATACTTACTTGCTGCGTGTTTTGCACACTTTGCTGGTGGAAAAAAGCGTGTCGCGCACTGCGATCAAGCTGGGACAGTCGCAGCCAACCATCAGTAATACGCTCAAGCGTCTACGCGAACTGACTGGCGATGCGATCCTGGTGCGCGGCAAGACAGGGATGGTGCCGACCGAGCGCGGACAGGAATTGCTGGCGCTGGCTAAGCAAGGGCTGGAAGTGATTGAGAAAATCGCAGCGCCGGTGGCCGCTTTCGAGGCTGACAGCACGGCGCGCGTGTTCCATATCGGAACGCCGGACTACCTCAACGTACTGCTCATTCCATCCATCATCGAGCAATTGCGGCGCCGGGCGCCGGGCGCCAGCCTGATGGTGCATGCGCTGGACGCCAACCTGGATTATGCGAATGCATTGGAAACTGGCCGCTTTGACCTGGTGATCGGCAACTGGCCCGATCCGCCTGAGCACTTGCACCTGGCGCAATTGTTTGACGACGACGTGGTGTGCATGATGCATCGCGATCATCCGGTGGCAAAGAAGGGGTTGACTCTCAAGTATTACCTGGAGATGCCGCATCTGGCGCCGACACCTTACATCGAAGGGCATCGCAGCGGTATCGATGCGGCGCTGGCCGAACAGGGTTTGAAGCGCAACGTGCAGGTGACGATTCCATATTTTGCGCTGGTGCCGCACGTGCTGGCGAAATCGGACCTGATCTTCACTACCGGCCGGCAGTTTGCTGAACATATCACTGAAGAGTGGCCGATCGGCGTGTTTCCACTACCTTTCGACATGCCGAAAATGCGTTTCTACATGCTATGGCATGCGCGCTCGCACGTGGCGCCGGATGTGGTCTGGCTACGCCGCCTGATTGCCGAAGTATCGGCCGGCCTTGGTATGTCGACCGGCCGCTGA
- a CDS encoding TetR/AcrR family transcriptional regulator: MRTNYHTTKRHILDAGQKIIAVKGFSGVGLSEILSAAAIPKGSFYHYFGSKEQYGRALMEQYVEDYLQALEQLLQHADHSDQRVHDSARERLLRYWSNWRETQAGAEAMDKCLVVKLSAEVADLSDDMRLVLCEGTQQVMARLADCIEEGIGDGSLKPELEPQKTAQMLYQLWLGASLLAKLQRDSSPLDNAMETTLDVLALP, from the coding sequence ATGCGAACCAACTACCACACCACCAAACGCCACATCCTCGACGCAGGGCAGAAAATCATCGCTGTCAAAGGCTTCTCTGGAGTCGGACTGAGCGAGATTCTGAGTGCTGCGGCGATCCCCAAAGGTTCGTTCTATCACTACTTCGGCTCGAAAGAACAATATGGCCGGGCGTTGATGGAACAATATGTTGAAGATTATCTGCAAGCGCTCGAACAGCTCTTGCAGCATGCAGACCACTCGGATCAGCGGGTCCATGATTCCGCACGGGAACGTTTGCTGCGTTACTGGAGCAACTGGCGCGAGACCCAGGCCGGCGCCGAAGCCATGGACAAGTGCCTGGTGGTCAAGCTCAGCGCCGAAGTAGCCGACCTGTCAGACGATATGCGCCTGGTCTTGTGCGAAGGCACCCAACAGGTCATGGCCCGTCTCGCCGACTGTATCGAGGAAGGTATCGGCGATGGTTCCCTGAAACCCGAACTGGAACCCCAAAAAACCGCGCAGATGCTTTATCAGCTATGGTTAGGTGCAAGCCTGCTGGCCAAGCTTCAGCGCGATAGTAGCCCACTCGACAACGCCATGGAAACCACCCTGGACGTGCTTGCGTTACCCTGA
- a CDS encoding iron-containing alcohol dehydrogenase — translation MLNFEFYNPTKIVFGRDTIAKLDHLVPPTARVLILFGGASAKKTGTLDEVKAALGKREIHEFAGIEPNPSYETLMQAVEQVRSKNIDFLLAVGGGSVIDGTKFVAAAANFEGEAWDIAVKRGANITSALPFGSVLTLPATGSEMNNGGVVTRKSIQAKLAFHSPLVFPQFSILDPSKTFTLPTRQIANGVVDAFVHTVEQYLTYPVQGMVQDRFAEGLLLSLIETGPRVLAEPNDYDARANLMWVATLALNGLIGAGVPQDWATHMLGHELTAQYDIDHARTLAIVLPSLLSVRRESKRAKLLQYAERVWQITEGSEDARIDLAIERTRDFFESMGIKTRLSDYELGQPAVETVLVQLEQHGMTRLGEHQDHTLAVSRKILEAAL, via the coding sequence ATGTTGAACTTTGAATTCTACAATCCAACCAAAATCGTCTTCGGCCGCGACACCATCGCCAAACTCGACCATCTGGTGCCGCCAACTGCACGCGTACTGATTTTGTTCGGCGGCGCCAGCGCAAAAAAGACCGGCACGCTCGATGAAGTCAAAGCTGCACTCGGCAAGCGTGAAATCCATGAATTTGCCGGCATCGAGCCGAATCCAAGCTATGAAACACTCATGCAAGCGGTTGAGCAAGTGCGCAGCAAGAACATTGATTTCCTGCTCGCAGTGGGCGGCGGCTCGGTAATCGACGGCACCAAGTTTGTCGCCGCAGCCGCAAATTTTGAAGGCGAAGCGTGGGACATCGCGGTCAAGCGCGGCGCCAATATCACGAGCGCCCTGCCCTTCGGCAGCGTGCTGACCTTGCCGGCGACCGGCTCGGAAATGAATAACGGCGGCGTCGTCACCCGCAAGTCAATCCAGGCCAAGCTGGCCTTCCATAGCCCGCTGGTGTTCCCGCAATTTTCGATCCTCGATCCGAGCAAAACTTTCACGCTGCCAACTCGCCAGATCGCCAACGGCGTGGTCGATGCGTTCGTTCATACGGTTGAGCAGTACCTGACCTATCCGGTGCAAGGCATGGTCCAGGATCGCTTCGCCGAAGGCTTGTTGCTGAGTCTGATTGAAACCGGACCGCGCGTATTGGCCGAGCCGAACGACTACGATGCCCGCGCCAACCTGATGTGGGTTGCCACCCTCGCGTTGAACGGCCTGATCGGCGCCGGCGTACCGCAGGACTGGGCCACACACATGTTGGGCCATGAACTGACTGCGCAATACGATATCGACCATGCGCGTACCCTGGCGATCGTCTTGCCATCCTTGCTATCCGTACGCCGTGAGAGCAAACGTGCCAAACTGCTGCAATATGCGGAACGCGTCTGGCAGATTACCGAAGGCAGCGAAGATGCGCGCATCGACCTCGCCATCGAACGCACCCGTGATTTCTTTGAAAGCATGGGCATCAAGACCCGCTTGTCGGACTATGAACTGGGCCAGCCTGCGGTCGAAACGGTGCTGGTGCAACTCGAACAGCACGGCATGACCCGGCTCGGCGAACACCAGGACCACACCCTCGCAGTCAGCCGCAAGATCCTCGAAGCGGCGCTGTAA